The Desulfovibrio sp. G11 region TTCGTGCGCCTCGTCACAAATTCCGCTTCAAGTGCAAGCTGTACAGCATGGACGCCACCACCATCAGCCTATGCCTGTCCATCTTTCCCTGGGCGTCGTTCCGGCGGAACAAGGCTGGCGTGAAAGTAAATACCGTGCTTGACCACGATGGCTACATTCCCGCTTTTCTCGATATCAACAATGCCAAAACCCACGAAAGCCGCATGGCCAAAAGTCTTTCATTGCCAAAGGGTTCCATCGTCACCTTCGATAAAGGCTATATCTGCTATTCCTGGTTTCGCATGTTGACCGCGAAGGGCATTTTCTTCGTAACCCGACTGAAGAGCAATGCTGCCTATAAGCTCGTTGATCGCCGCGCCGTAGACCGGAAAACCGGGGTCACGTCCGATCACATCATTGACGTGAGCAGCCGGGGAAAAACCACTCGTCTACGCAGAATCGGCTATCGCGATGCGAAAACCGGCAAACGGTACGAATTTTTGACCAACCATTTCCGCCTGTCCGCCAAGACAATTGCTGATATCTATAAAGAACGCTGGCAAATTGAAATATTCTTCCGCGAAGTCAAACAAAATCTGCATATTAAAA contains the following coding sequences:
- a CDS encoding IS4 family transposase, giving the protein MPHKEILDLSHHTTLFSQLLSLIPGHVFEKLERKHKTGRSSRQFGFKEQFTVMAFIQLAARRSLRDGLRALEAAKRRLYHLGLKSVARSTVADANNSRPVEFFKDLFAEMYGLCHLRAPRHKFRFKCKLYSMDATTISLCLSIFPWASFRRNKAGVKVNTVLDHDGYIPAFLDINNAKTHESRMAKSLSLPKGSIVTFDKGYICYSWFRMLTAKGIFFVTRLKSNAAYKLVDRRAVDRKTGVTSDHIIDVSSRGKTTRLRRIGYRDAKTGKRYEFLTNHFRLSAKTIADIYKERWQIEIFFREVKQNLHIKSFVGRSENAVHIQIYTALTVYLLLAYQKFLSKLGLSVQQLFELICLNLFGKDSLEELLNPRRRKTINTYSYSLLAMGA